In Candidatus Methanomethylicota archaeon, the following are encoded in one genomic region:
- a CDS encoding RNA 3'-terminal phosphate cyclase produces the protein MIEVDGSMLEGGGQILRMSVALSAVLGVPVRVFNIRAKRSDPGLKAQHITAIKAVASLVNAEVEGLKLGSMEIKFNPKSIGGGSYRFDIGTAGSTTLVLQSLLPAAMFAKSRVNVEIIGGTDNPLAPPVDYIINVLKPILSKSGYNFNIQVLRRGFYPRGGGIVRAYMEPVTSLKPIRLEDQGSIKLIKGISYSSRLPEHIANRMANSASKILKSHGFDVDIELEILQSNHPKCALSPGCGIVLWAETSTGCIIGSDSLGEIGKPAEKVGEEAAMKLLDEIRGGGTVDSHAADQLIVYMMLAKGESIIKTSNLSMHTLTCIELSKKFLPEVSFEVIEGKPVIIKCRSVGFQRI, from the coding sequence ATGATTGAAGTTGATGGTAGCATGCTTGAAGGTGGTGGGCAGATACTTAGAATGTCTGTGGCTTTATCAGCTGTTTTAGGGGTTCCAGTTAGGGTTTTCAATATAAGGGCTAAGAGGAGTGATCCAGGTTTAAAAGCTCAACATATAACTGCAATTAAGGCTGTGGCAAGCTTGGTGAATGCTGAAGTTGAGGGTTTGAAGCTTGGATCTATGGAGATAAAGTTTAACCCTAAAAGTATTGGTGGTGGAAGCTATAGATTTGATATTGGAACTGCAGGTTCAACTACCCTTGTACTTCAAAGCCTACTACCAGCAGCAATGTTCGCTAAATCAAGGGTTAATGTGGAGATTATTGGTGGAACTGATAATCCACTTGCACCACCAGTAGACTACATAATAAACGTATTGAAGCCAATACTATCCAAATCTGGATACAACTTCAACATTCAAGTTTTGAGGAGAGGCTTCTATCCCAGAGGTGGAGGTATTGTTAGAGCTTACATGGAGCCAGTAACAAGTTTAAAACCAATAAGACTTGAAGATCAAGGTTCAATAAAATTGATTAAGGGGATATCATATAGCTCTAGACTCCCAGAACACATTGCAAATAGAATGGCAAACTCCGCATCTAAAATCCTAAAATCCCATGGATTCGATGTCGATATAGAATTGGAAATCCTACAATCAAACCACCCGAAATGTGCTTTAAGCCCTGGATGTGGAATAGTTTTATGGGCTGAAACATCCACTGGATGCATTATTGGCTCAGACAGTTTAGGTGAAATAGGGAAGCCAGCTGAAAAGGTTGGGGAGGAAGCTGCAATGAAACTTCTAGATGAAATTAGGGGTGGAGGGACTGTGGATTCCCATGCAGCAGATCAATTGATAGTATACATGATGCTCGCCAAGGGGGAATCCATCATAAAAACCAGCAATCTAAGCATGCACACCCTAACATGCATAGAGTTGAGCAAGAAATTCCTACCAGAAGTCTCCTTCGAAGTGATCGAGGGGAAACCAGTAATAATAAAGTGTAGGAGTGTTGGGTTCCAGAGAATATAA
- a CDS encoding serine/threonine protein phosphatase: MAGKLKIIDCRGASRIIVVGDIHGDYEAFRGVVKLFNPDRDVIVFLGDYADRGDMGVEVIEGVNDLIENYGDRVVALKGNHEDYRDGEPYFQPCTLIYEADVKRGGWSNYYNSFLKRFIGRLPIAAIYDGILFVHGGISSKIRSLKDLEDPTPEVEEDVLWSDPWGGFGEHPNFRGAGILFGVDVSESVCRALNVNYIVRSHEPRKALDGPYVEHDGRVVTVSTTRIYGGRPFILSIPTENTPKNGYELMNYVVMID, translated from the coding sequence TTGGCTGGGAAACTTAAAATCATAGATTGTAGGGGTGCTAGTAGGATAATTGTTGTTGGAGATATACATGGAGATTATGAGGCATTTAGGGGGGTTGTGAAGCTATTCAATCCAGATAGGGATGTAATTGTATTCTTGGGGGATTATGCTGATAGAGGGGATATGGGCGTTGAAGTCATTGAGGGTGTTAATGATTTAATTGAGAATTATGGTGATAGGGTTGTGGCTTTGAAGGGGAATCATGAAGATTATAGGGATGGTGAACCATACTTCCAACCATGCACACTAATATATGAAGCGGATGTTAAGAGGGGAGGGTGGAGCAACTACTACAATTCATTCCTAAAGAGGTTTATAGGTAGACTGCCAATAGCTGCAATATATGATGGGATACTATTTGTTCATGGTGGAATATCATCTAAAATAAGAAGCCTAAAAGATCTTGAGGACCCAACGCCTGAAGTTGAGGAGGATGTTTTGTGGAGTGATCCATGGGGAGGGTTTGGGGAGCATCCAAACTTTAGGGGGGCTGGAATACTATTTGGGGTGGATGTGAGTGAGAGTGTTTGTAGAGCTTTAAATGTGAATTACATAGTTAGAAGTCATGAGCCGAGGAAAGCTTTGGATGGACCATATGTGGAGCATGATGGCAGGGTAGTAACTGTGAGCACCACGAGGATTTATGGTGGTAGACCATTCATACTATCCATACCCACAGAAAACACGCCGAAAAATGGTTATGAATTAATGAATTATGTGGTAATGATTGATTAG
- a CDS encoding ADP-ribose-binding protein, with amino-acid sequence MVLTFKFGSVDLELVEGDITLIEADAIVNAANPYLEHGGGVARAIVRRGGDIIQEESRRYVREHGPIPVGGVAVTCAGSLKAKYVIHAVGPKWNVDPPSKLDEAVTNALRKADELNLKSIAFPAISTGIYGYPYDLAAKVMAEVFRREIPHLKSLRKIIVCLYGSEAYNIFKEAFNKAFNV; translated from the coding sequence ATGGTTTTAACTTTTAAGTTTGGTTCTGTTGATTTGGAGCTTGTGGAGGGTGATATAACTCTCATTGAGGCTGATGCCATAGTTAATGCTGCAAATCCATATCTTGAGCATGGTGGGGGTGTTGCGAGAGCTATTGTTCGTAGGGGTGGAGATATAATTCAGGAGGAGAGTCGTAGGTATGTGAGGGAGCATGGCCCCATACCTGTGGGTGGTGTTGCAGTTACATGTGCAGGTTCCCTTAAGGCAAAGTATGTTATTCATGCTGTTGGCCCAAAATGGAATGTGGATCCACCATCTAAGCTTGATGAAGCAGTAACCAATGCCCTTAGAAAGGCTGATGAACTTAATTTGAAGAGTATAGCTTTCCCAGCCATTAGCACTGGCATTTATGGGTATCCATATGATTTAGCGGCTAAGGTTATGGCTGAAGTTTTCCGTAGAGAAATTCCACACTTGAAGTCTTTGAGGAAGATTATTGTATGCTTATATGGATCTGAAGCCTACAACATCTTTAAAGAAGCATTTAATAAAGCTTTTAATGTTTAG
- a CDS encoding histidine phosphatase family protein, with protein MRLFLIRHGETEWNVKGVFRGRVDVPLSDVGVKQAE; from the coding sequence TTGAGGCTCTTCTTGATTAGGCATGGTGAAACTGAGTGGAATGTTAAGGGTGTTTTTAGGGGTAGGGTTGATGTGCCTTTAAGTGATGTTGGTGTTAAGCAAGCTGAAG
- a CDS encoding pyridoxal-phosphate dependent enzyme — protein sequence MADKVTYLSIDKLKQPVKVDLRNVILTKYSQLLREGVLREPIVIDRDTMVVLRGFELLEALKLLSAEIVPVVHVDPSKVKVRPIKLEDVLIAGVRDPKLAYGSFEVHLDEDIPIIEVSLSELDGWRKCYCGKLRVYNDTLELLYKDWPTPLVKLKSLSSGRRSVWAKLEGANPYSNSVKDRIGWSMIMTAIEEGNIGDMLYEATSTNTGIAITAIANMLGKKAKLFIPKTIQRVSDIFLEVLGAEVVRMPVSLTVEAIGDVDFKAKVEGATHLNQFENDANFKVHLKYTARELDEQLMSVGLKPDYIIGGLGTSGHMSAISIYFKNKYGGAVEIVGVQPAPNEVIPGIRRIETGMKWIHWVEFDRIVDVSLREAVEGAITIARREGLLIGLSAGAVVSAFNKVARDEGVYVLIFPDTGYKYAEQFEKYLSNQL from the coding sequence ATGGCTGATAAAGTGACTTATTTGAGTATAGATAAGTTGAAGCAACCTGTAAAGGTTGATTTAAGGAATGTCATCTTAACTAAGTATAGTCAGCTATTGAGGGAGGGTGTTTTAAGGGAGCCTATTGTAATTGACAGGGATACTATGGTCGTCTTAAGGGGGTTTGAGTTGTTGGAGGCTTTGAAATTGCTTTCAGCTGAAATTGTCCCGGTAGTACATGTTGATCCATCGAAGGTGAAGGTTAGGCCGATTAAATTGGAGGATGTACTCATTGCAGGTGTGAGGGATCCAAAGCTTGCATATGGAAGTTTTGAGGTGCATTTGGATGAAGATATTCCAATTATAGAGGTGAGTTTAAGTGAATTGGATGGTTGGAGGAAGTGTTATTGTGGTAAACTTAGAGTTTATAATGATACCCTAGAGTTGCTGTATAAGGATTGGCCAACACCACTCGTTAAATTGAAATCGCTCTCTTCTGGAAGGAGGAGTGTGTGGGCAAAACTTGAGGGGGCTAATCCATACAGTAATAGTGTTAAGGATAGGATTGGATGGTCTATGATAATGACCGCCATTGAAGAGGGAAATATTGGGGACATGTTATATGAAGCTACATCAACTAATACGGGTATAGCCATAACAGCCATAGCGAATATGCTTGGGAAGAAAGCTAAACTCTTCATACCAAAAACAATACAAAGAGTCAGTGACATATTCCTAGAAGTTCTCGGTGCAGAAGTTGTGAGGATGCCAGTAAGTTTAACTGTTGAAGCTATTGGAGATGTTGATTTTAAAGCTAAAGTTGAGGGGGCAACACATTTAAATCAATTTGAGAACGATGCAAATTTCAAAGTTCACCTTAAATATACAGCAAGAGAATTAGATGAGCAATTGATGAGTGTTGGACTTAAACCAGATTATATAATAGGGGGTTTAGGGACTTCAGGCCATATGAGTGCAATCTCCATATACTTCAAAAATAAGTATGGAGGGGCTGTTGAAATTGTAGGAGTTCAGCCAGCTCCAAACGAAGTTATTCCAGGTATACGTAGAATAGAAACTGGGATGAAGTGGATCCATTGGGTTGAATTCGATAGAATTGTAGATGTCAGTTTGAGGGAAGCTGTGGAGGGGGCTATAACCATTGCGAGGAGGGAGGGGCTTTTAATAGGGTTAAGTGCTGGAGCCGTCGTCAGTGCATTCAATAAAGTAGCGAGGGATGAAGGTGTCTACGTATTAATATTTCCAGATACAGGATATAAGTATGCAGAGCAATTCGAAAAATATCTTTCAAATCAATTATGA
- a CDS encoding NOG1 family protein: MVGFNPFSNIPVVPTSQQLIDMAFGRASKISIELPSKRDPLLMAKLREIRRIKTVASIISDRLKSIVNGMPNLDSIHPFYRDLFCVMFDRDSYVKSLRNVSWASSMILKLSKKYVREIRGAMDPREAAKLRRAFYGRVSSIIDDIDGDLKFLSNLVRLRRLPSIDFNIPIIVVCGAPNVGKSSFVKCVSTAEPEIAEYPFTTKNVSVGHIMGSHGVRAQIVDTPGLLDRPLNERNKIELQAIAALKNLKGGVVFLIDPTETCGYPLEYQLNVFKSVKEFFADRILVIGLTKMDLASKDQIDKAVKLINYDKVYVCNSLNCIGTMEIVEYILRSMGA; encoded by the coding sequence ATGGTGGGTTTCAATCCATTCAGCAACATCCCAGTAGTTCCAACTTCCCAGCAGCTTATTGATATGGCTTTTGGTAGAGCTTCTAAGATATCCATTGAGCTTCCAAGTAAGAGGGATCCACTATTAATGGCTAAGCTTAGGGAGATTAGGCGTATAAAGACTGTTGCATCGATAATTTCAGATAGATTGAAATCCATTGTTAATGGTATGCCCAACCTAGATTCAATACATCCATTCTATAGGGATTTGTTCTGTGTAATGTTTGATAGGGATTCATATGTTAAATCTTTGAGGAATGTTTCATGGGCTTCATCCATGATATTAAAATTATCAAAAAAGTATGTACGTGAAATTAGGGGTGCGATGGATCCACGTGAAGCTGCTAAACTTCGTAGAGCATTTTATGGTAGAGTTTCATCCATAATTGATGATATTGATGGGGATCTCAAATTCCTCAGCAACTTGGTGAGGCTTAGGAGGCTTCCATCAATAGACTTCAACATACCCATAATAGTGGTTTGCGGTGCACCAAACGTTGGGAAATCATCTTTCGTTAAATGTGTATCCACAGCTGAACCTGAAATTGCTGAATACCCATTCACAACCAAGAATGTTAGTGTAGGTCACATTATGGGTTCACATGGCGTTAGAGCTCAAATTGTTGATACCCCAGGATTATTGGATAGACCTCTAAATGAGAGGAATAAGATTGAATTGCAAGCTATAGCTGCTTTAAAGAATCTTAAGGGTGGAGTGGTATTCCTAATAGATCCAACCGAGACTTGTGGATACCCCCTAGAATACCAATTGAACGTTTTCAAGAGTGTTAAAGAATTCTTCGCTGACAGGATACTTGTGATTGGGTTGACGAAAATGGATTTAGCTTCAAAAGACCAGATCGACAAAGCCGTTAAATTAATCAATTATGATAAGGTTTACGTTTGTAATTCCCTCAACTGTATTGGGACTATGGAGATTGTTGAATATATCTTGAGGAGTATGGGAGCTTAA
- a CDS encoding phosphoribosyltransferase: MFNSLWVSALKLRFNGNIVYDLDLYNRHGVFNDRFDAGIKLSNACREVFDHVDYVFAIPMGGVPIGVEIAKALNAEFDLLICRKLLIPWNREAGFGAVDPDGNVYVDLEFAMELGLTESDVKSAIKEQLNEIEKRNVRLRGGRPYPNLEGKSVILVDDGIAAGYTMNSAIKFCRKRGANKIYIAVPTGSTRSVKLLSQYVDLILCLNLRDDIWFAVADAYKFWRDLNEDDVMKILRNLHLH, from the coding sequence TTGTTTAATAGTTTATGGGTTTCCGCTTTGAAGCTTAGATTTAATGGTAATATTGTTTATGATTTGGATTTATATAATAGGCATGGTGTTTTCAATGATAGATTTGATGCTGGAATTAAACTTTCAAATGCATGTAGAGAAGTTTTTGACCATGTGGATTATGTATTTGCAATTCCAATGGGTGGAGTTCCAATTGGTGTTGAAATTGCTAAAGCTTTGAATGCTGAATTTGATCTGCTTATATGTAGGAAGCTTCTAATTCCATGGAATAGGGAAGCTGGGTTTGGAGCTGTAGATCCAGATGGAAATGTTTATGTTGATTTAGAATTTGCCATGGAGCTTGGATTAACGGAATCTGATGTGAAATCAGCCATCAAAGAACAATTGAATGAAATTGAGAAGAGGAATGTTAGGCTTCGAGGTGGCAGACCATACCCAAATCTGGAAGGTAAATCTGTAATTCTAGTTGATGATGGAATTGCAGCTGGATACACCATGAATTCTGCAATCAAATTCTGTAGGAAGAGAGGTGCCAATAAAATTTACATTGCAGTTCCAACAGGCTCCACAAGATCTGTGAAACTGCTATCCCAGTATGTCGATTTAATCTTATGCCTAAACTTAAGGGATGACATATGGTTTGCAGTTGCCGATGCATATAAGTTTTGGAGGGATTTAAATGAAGATGATGTTATGAAAATCTTGAGAAATTTACATTTACACTAA
- a CDS encoding nucleotidyltransferase domain-containing protein has translation MSLKESDKLIKICYEYFKKMGNYMEIARDVKDMVLRYWPKAEVYLFGSTVRGEYTALSDIDILIVLDDKPSREEEYMVKAEVYRMVDAPIELHVASRMEFEGWYKKFIGGDIVKI, from the coding sequence ATGTCATTGAAAGAATCTGACAAACTCATAAAGATATGCTATGAATACTTCAAGAAGATGGGGAATTATATGGAGATAGCTAGGGATGTTAAGGATATGGTTTTAAGGTATTGGCCGAAGGCTGAAGTATACCTCTTTGGATCCACAGTTAGGGGGGAGTATACTGCCTTAAGCGACATAGACATATTGATAGTCTTGGATGATAAACCTAGCAGAGAGGAGGAGTATATGGTTAAAGCTGAAGTTTATAGGATGGTGGATGCTCCAATAGAGTTGCATGTGGCATCGAGAATGGAATTTGAGGGATGGTATAAAAAGTTCATTGGGGGAGACATAGTAAAGATTTAA
- a CDS encoding coproporphyrinogen III oxidase family protein: MLHFILDKDAFGFRGYIIRRAFKANFKLESQNVIEKSISETLPESGDVSIYIHFPFCRSLCPACPYVRYLYDGSLVEKYVEAIKMEISLYGKLLKDRGINISDIHVGGGTPSLLNPQQYKEILNCLSEFFNLKGDLDYGIEANPNDINEDYLFKLRDAGVNKLSIGVQSFNDSNLKMLGRIHNSNDNVKAIENALKVDFKLVNIDMMYFLPNQSLNDWINDVKMATEFNVMQITLYPLLIVHYRPMYRLMMSGKMPKQPEKKMFNVMYAEAMKILRERGFLPIRYYSFSRTSKEYSTVEREMVGPLIAFGSGGMGFTGGCEYVNTCFPAEYIKTVNGGRFPIAGLRMVDVRERAIRYVQERLGALKLSFQDFKNTFNEDFHSLIGKTGLKYSLYIDRLLGNIKIHSWGIELTEKGMFARNWSGWAFVLLVPCGIVEKYLAEPWPKNVTVP; encoded by the coding sequence GTGTTACATTTTATTTTAGATAAGGATGCCTTTGGCTTTAGGGGGTATATTATAAGGAGAGCTTTCAAAGCCAATTTCAAACTTGAAAGTCAAAATGTTATTGAGAAATCGATTTCAGAAACTTTGCCTGAAAGTGGTGATGTAAGCATCTACATACACTTCCCATTTTGTAGGAGTTTATGTCCAGCATGCCCTTATGTGAGGTATCTGTATGATGGAAGTCTTGTGGAGAAGTATGTTGAAGCTATTAAAATGGAGATATCCCTCTACGGTAAACTACTCAAAGATAGGGGGATTAACATATCGGATATACATGTTGGTGGTGGTACTCCAAGTTTACTCAACCCCCAACAATATAAGGAGATACTGAATTGTCTAAGTGAATTCTTCAATTTGAAGGGCGATCTCGATTATGGTATTGAAGCCAATCCAAATGATATAAATGAAGATTACTTGTTTAAGTTGCGTGATGCTGGAGTTAATAAGCTGAGCATTGGAGTTCAATCCTTCAATGATTCCAATCTTAAAATGCTTGGTAGAATTCATAATTCCAATGATAATGTTAAGGCTATTGAAAATGCTTTGAAAGTTGATTTCAAACTCGTAAACATTGATATGATGTACTTCCTACCAAACCAAAGCCTCAATGATTGGATTAATGATGTTAAAATGGCAACTGAATTCAATGTTATGCAGATAACCCTATACCCACTATTGATCGTACATTATAGGCCTATGTATAGATTAATGATGAGTGGTAAAATGCCTAAACAGCCTGAGAAGAAGATGTTCAACGTAATGTATGCTGAAGCTATGAAGATTTTGAGGGAAAGAGGGTTCCTCCCAATAAGATACTACTCATTCAGTAGGACAAGCAAGGAGTACTCCACAGTTGAACGTGAAATGGTTGGACCTTTAATAGCTTTTGGTAGTGGTGGAATGGGTTTCACTGGTGGATGTGAATATGTGAATACATGCTTCCCAGCAGAATACATTAAAACCGTTAATGGTGGTAGATTTCCAATTGCAGGTTTAAGGATGGTTGATGTTAGGGAGAGGGCTATAAGATATGTTCAAGAAAGATTGGGTGCTCTAAAACTATCATTCCAAGACTTCAAAAACACGTTTAACGAAGACTTCCATTCACTAATTGGTAAAACTGGTTTGAAATATAGTTTATACATTGATAGGTTGCTTGGGAACATAAAGATTCATAGTTGGGGGATTGAATTGACTGAGAAGGGTATGTTTGCTAGGAATTGGAGTGGCTGGGCCTTCGTACTATTAGTGCCATGTGGTATTGTGGAGAAGTATCTAGCTGAACCTTGGCCTAAGAATGTTACTGTACCATAA
- a CDS encoding metal-dependent hydrolase — MIRIKWFGHAAFSVNIDGRIFYVDPWIKNPLNPSKEIPEEAPDYIIVTHDHGDHTGETIEIMKKHSKSKLIAIYEIASSIAKEIGAEERVIGANIGGPINLGDGYKVILTVAHHSSGRGNATGAVFGKEGKYVYHAGDTGLTYDMKLIGELYKPVVALLPIGGHFTMGPMEAACATQMMNPKYVIPMHYKTFPIIAGTPEEFKKYLDEMNVKVELIVLKPGEEVTLKV; from the coding sequence ATGATTAGAATTAAATGGTTTGGGCATGCAGCATTCTCAGTAAATATAGATGGGAGAATATTCTATGTGGATCCATGGATTAAGAATCCACTAAACCCAAGTAAAGAGATACCAGAGGAAGCTCCAGACTACATAATAGTTACACATGATCATGGTGACCACACTGGGGAAACCATTGAGATAATGAAGAAGCATAGTAAATCTAAGTTGATAGCAATATATGAGATAGCATCCAGCATAGCTAAAGAGATAGGAGCTGAGGAGAGGGTTATTGGAGCAAACATAGGTGGACCCATAAACCTCGGAGATGGATATAAGGTAATATTAACCGTGGCGCACCACTCAAGCGGAAGAGGGAATGCCACTGGAGCAGTATTCGGTAAGGAGGGAAAGTACGTCTACCATGCTGGAGACACAGGATTAACATACGACATGAAATTGATAGGGGAATTATACAAACCAGTGGTGGCATTGCTACCTATAGGGGGACACTTCACCATGGGACCTATGGAAGCAGCATGTGCAACTCAAATGATGAACCCAAAATACGTTATACCAATGCACTACAAAACATTCCCAATAATAGCTGGAACCCCAGAGGAATTCAAGAAATACTTGGATGAAATGAATGTGAAGGTTGAATTGATAGTTCTAAAGCCAGGTGAAGAAGTTACATTAAAAGTCTAA
- a CDS encoding NAD(P)H-dependent oxidoreductase produces MVKILIIYDSKTGNTERMAYAVAEGAKQVEGVEVTVKRVNEVKLEDLLNAHGIIIGSPTRYGQMSAKIKDLIERTIEIHGKLEGKVGAAFTSSGGIGTGAEMTLLSIIQAMLVHGMIIQGIAEDKHYGAMAVEKPGERELRECRELGRRTAELAKKLYK; encoded by the coding sequence ATGGTGAAAATCCTAATAATATACGATTCAAAAACAGGCAATACAGAGCGAATGGCATATGCAGTAGCCGAGGGGGCAAAACAAGTGGAGGGGGTGGAAGTAACTGTAAAGAGGGTTAACGAAGTAAAACTGGAAGACCTATTAAACGCACATGGAATAATAATAGGCTCACCAACACGTTACGGTCAAATGTCAGCAAAAATAAAAGACCTAATAGAAAGAACAATTGAAATTCATGGGAAACTTGAGGGGAAGGTTGGCGCAGCCTTCACAAGCTCAGGGGGGATTGGAACTGGAGCTGAAATGACACTACTATCAATAATTCAAGCCATGCTAGTACATGGAATGATAATTCAAGGAATAGCTGAAGATAAACATTATGGAGCCATGGCTGTGGAGAAGCCAGGCGAGAGAGAACTTAGGGAATGCCGTGAACTTGGGAGGAGGACTGCAGAGCTAGCGAAAAAGCTTTACAAATAA
- a CDS encoding DHHA1 domain-containing protein: MIIFAHGDCDGICSAAILLHKFRDAKLFFTSPAGLLNDLKSISNEDLIIVDIAITSRFKDEICGELKRISTNNMVMYFDHHPLPPGLNEMNIPVNVVFRDEYACASELVFRYFIGDIHHDMGRVMLYGCIGDYRDDTEFSKTVLNCWDKRELYLDAGILIEGIEGAGKRNYDFKRAIASKLSNNIKPSLNDELVKYALNEASRSDEMRLYVKRNVKVHGCVSYILDVAWSLGKSAIYARVYGETIIGVAGESRGEYIDMSIRSIGLKNLNEIVSMVAENLGGVGGGHRDAAGARVEKSKFMDFIHGINEKVKASMNIQPKNP; this comes from the coding sequence ATGATTATTTTTGCTCATGGTGATTGTGATGGTATATGTTCAGCTGCAATACTCTTACACAAGTTTAGGGATGCAAAACTATTTTTCACAAGCCCTGCCGGTTTACTAAACGATTTGAAGAGCATATCCAATGAAGATTTAATTATAGTGGACATTGCTATAACATCTAGATTTAAAGATGAAATTTGTGGTGAACTTAAGAGGATCTCCACCAATAACATGGTTATGTATTTCGATCATCACCCACTACCACCCGGTTTAAATGAGATGAATATCCCTGTTAACGTGGTTTTTAGAGATGAGTATGCATGTGCCTCTGAACTCGTCTTCAGATACTTCATTGGCGACATCCATCATGATATGGGTAGAGTTATGCTTTACGGTTGTATCGGAGATTACCGTGATGACACTGAATTCTCAAAAACTGTTTTGAATTGCTGGGATAAGAGGGAATTATACCTTGATGCTGGAATCCTAATTGAGGGGATTGAAGGTGCTGGTAAGAGGAATTACGATTTCAAGAGAGCCATAGCCTCTAAACTATCAAATAACATTAAACCAAGCTTAAATGATGAATTAGTAAAATATGCTTTAAACGAAGCTAGCAGAAGTGATGAAATGAGATTATACGTTAAAAGGAACGTTAAAGTTCATGGTTGTGTATCCTACATCCTAGATGTAGCATGGTCTCTAGGTAAATCAGCAATTTACGCTAGAGTTTACGGTGAAACCATAATTGGCGTTGCTGGTGAAAGTAGAGGGGAATATATTGATATGAGCATTAGATCCATTGGCTTAAAGAATTTAAATGAAATCGTATCAATGGTGGCTGAAAACTTGGGAGGGGTTGGTGGAGGCCATAGGGATGCTGCCGGTGCAAGAGTTGAGAAATCCAAATTCATGGATTTCATACATGGAATCAATGAGAAGGTTAAGGCGTCAATGAACATTCAACCTAAGAATCCTTAA
- the dapA gene encoding 4-hydroxy-tetrahydrodipicolinate synthase, producing the protein MPVKFHGVITPMITPFKEDLSIDVEVVRWLVRYQVEGGVHGIFPNSTTGEFVHLSRDESVLLVKIVLEEAHGLVKVIPGISSNSTAHSLELGKVFKDFGVDGVIVTPPFFFKPTYEGLKKHFSTIAEKLDIPVIVYNIPSTTGINIPIQMYLELASEYSNIVGAKVTFDSFTYLRNLIIDLKSVRSDFSIFTGLDDMFLPALMMGGDGGIMALANATPKLHREIYDGWREGDFQKAYNAWKTLLRIVKVYDYTSSFPSAVKILMKLMGSPVKPYVRPPLTMEKGEVEDKIRKMIMDLHLTRFIALE; encoded by the coding sequence ATGCCTGTTAAGTTTCATGGTGTAATTACTCCCATGATAACACCGTTTAAGGAGGATTTATCCATTGATGTGGAGGTTGTGAGGTGGCTTGTTAGGTATCAGGTTGAGGGTGGCGTTCATGGTATATTCCCAAATAGCACTACTGGTGAGTTTGTCCATTTGAGTAGGGATGAAAGTGTGCTTTTGGTTAAAATTGTTTTGGAGGAGGCTCATGGCTTGGTTAAGGTTATACCTGGGATAAGCTCCAATTCCACTGCCCATAGTTTGGAGTTGGGTAAAGTTTTTAAGGATTTTGGTGTGGATGGCGTTATAGTTACTCCACCCTTCTTCTTTAAACCCACATATGAAGGTTTGAAGAAGCATTTCTCCACAATTGCTGAGAAGCTTGATATCCCCGTCATAGTTTACAATATTCCATCAACCACTGGAATTAATATTCCAATTCAAATGTATCTGGAGCTTGCCTCAGAATATAGTAATATTGTTGGGGCAAAGGTAACTTTTGATAGTTTCACATACCTAAGAAATCTCATAATTGATTTGAAGAGTGTTAGGAGTGATTTCTCAATATTCACTGGTTTAGATGATATGTTCCTACCCGCATTGATGATGGGTGGTGATGGTGGTATAATGGCATTGGCTAATGCAACCCCAAAACTCCATAGGGAGATTTATGATGGTTGGAGGGAGGGTGACTTCCAAAAGGCTTACAATGCATGGAAAACTCTGCTTAGAATCGTTAAGGTTTATGATTACACATCATCATTCCCATCTGCAGTTAAGATTTTAATGAAGCTTATGGGTTCACCAGTTAAACCCTATGTTAGGCCACCGTTAACCATGGAGAAGGGTGAAGTTGAAGATAAAATTAGAAAGATGATTATGGATTTACATTTAACCAGATTCATAGCCCTAGAATGA